In Rissa tridactyla isolate bRisTri1 chromosome 8, bRisTri1.patW.cur.20221130, whole genome shotgun sequence, one genomic interval encodes:
- the NTHL1 gene encoding endonuclease III-like protein 1: MCAAVSAGGGRAAARRLGRARATAGVSQVHSTAGLPRRSRRRKSIAIAYESGQGDGAEQGTSEPQRPRWEPRDWRQQLEHIREMRRSRDAPVDEMGVERCYDSSAPPQVMRYQVLLSLMLSSQTKDQVTSAAMLRLRQHGLTVDSILQMDDATLGQIIYPVGFWRNKVKYIKQTTAILKEKYGGDIPRTVEELVQLPGVGPKMAHLAMNIAWDSVSGIAVDTHVHRITNRLKWVKKETRHPEETRVALEDWLPRDLWREINWLLVGFGQQTCLPVHPRCNECLNQDICPAAKRQ, encoded by the exons ATGTGTGCGGCCGTCTCCGCCGGCggtgggcgggcggcggcccgACGGCTCGGCAGGGCCCGGGCGACGGCCGGAG TGAGCCAGGTCCATAGCACAGCCGGCCTCCCGAGGcgcagcaggaggagaaagagcaTTGCCATTGCCTACGAATCTGGGCAGGGGGATGGTGCCGAGCAGGGGACATCTGAGCCCCAGAGACCACGCTGGGAGCCAAGGGACTGGCGGCAGCAACTGGAGCACATCAGGGAAATGAGGAGGAGCAGAGATGCTCCCGTCGATGAGATGGGAGTGGAGAGGTGTTACGACAGCAGCGCACCTCCACAG GTTATGCGCTACCAAGTTCTGCTGTCACTGATGCTCTCCAGCCAGACCAAGGACCAGGTGACATCGGCTGCCATGCTGCGCCTGAGGCAGCATGGCCTCACAGTCGACAGTATTTTGCAGATGGATGATGCGACGCTTGGGCAGATCATTTACCCTGTAGGATTCTGGAGG AACAAGGTGAAGTACATAAAGCAGACGACAGCCATCCTGAAGGAGAAATATGGGGGTGACATACCAAGAACTGTGGAGGAGCTGGTGCAGCTGCCAGGAGTTGGGCCCAAAATGGCCCACTTGGCCATGAACATTGCCTGGGACAGTGTGTCTGGGATAG CTGTGGACACCCACGTGCACAGGATCACAAACAGGCTGAAATGGGTGAAGAAGGAGACCAGACACCCCGAGGAAACTCGGGTAGCGCTGGAGGACTGGCTGCCCAG GGATCTCTGGAGGGAGATAAATTGGCTCTTGGTGGGCTTTGGCCAGCAGACCTGCCTGCCCGTGCATCCTCGCTGCAATGAGTGCCTCAATCAAGACATTTGCCCAGCTGCTAAGAGACAGTGA